TCAAGAGCTAAGTGCTAAAGTGAATTATATTTCTGTTTCTTTCGACACGAGTAAAACATACATCGCTCCCAATGCATTTAATTTTCAAAACCGAAGCTATCCTATTTCAAGAGCACTTTATTTCTTTGCCGATGCATCTAAAGAAGCGGAGATGAAGTTGTTTAACGATTATGCGCAATCCTTGTTGGGGAAGAGAAATATTAGTGAAATGGGTTTTATCCCTCCACAATAAGCTATAAAATTTTAGTGCGTATTAAGTTATGCGGGAAAGTAGGTTGGGGAGGTGCCGGGATAGCATTCAATGCAGCAACTGATTTGGCATTTTTTCGAAGCAACTCGAGTTTCAAACTTTCTTCACCTTTTTTCATCGCCCATTGATGATTCCATGAAAACAAGGGTTTTAGCAAGAAGGATAAATTCTTTAACAATCCTTTTTCGGCACTTATTCTCCAGTCGTATTCTATTTCTACCTCTTCGCCCTTTTGAACAAAGCTCCAAATGCCTTTTCCTTTAAAATCCCCAATTGCTTCAATGGTATAGCCGAAAGGTGCATTTGAGCTAGTTACCTTAAATTTCCATCGCAACGAATAGGGTAAAAATCCTTTGGTGTAAAGTTCCACAACCTTGCCTTGGCCCTTTTCATTTCCGGGCTCAAGCACTTTCACATCCAGGTAAACCGAGGGCCACCAAACCGCAAGTGATACTGCATCCTCTAATATGGCACATACCTCTTCTTGGGTGCCCGTCACTTTCCAATTCGAAATAAAATGATAGTCGTTTGCTGCCATAGCTCCATCTACGAAAAGCAATAAAAGTTGGATTTAGGAAAGAATGATTTTATAAAATTATTTTTCCTTTTGCACAAAACTCATTTTAAAACATGTTCCGGAATGAGTCGAAAATGAATAGCTAGCATCAATTTGCTTTACCAACGATTTTATCACCTCCATCCCAAGCGATTCGGGCTTTATTTCCTGATTTAGTTTACCATTCCCATTATCCGCCACAACAATAGTAATGAGCTCATTTTCCTTTTTTAATTGAACACTAATTTGTCCGGAATGCATGTCGTTAAATGCATGCTTGTAACAATTGGTCAGCACTTCATTAATAATTAAACCGCAGGGAATCGCATAATTCACATTCAAATAAACCTCCGATAAATTTAAAATAATTTCTACCTGTTTTTTAATTAAAGCAGTATAAGAATGATGGATTTCATATACCAACTCATTTAAATAAAACCCATAATTGATGTTGCTTAACACTTCATTTCGATAAAGTTTATCGTGAATCAACGCCATCGACATGACTCTATTTCTACTTTCTGTAAGTAGCGACTTGGCTGTTTCATCAACAATTTTTTCGCTCTGAAGATTCAGCAAGCTGGTTATAATAGCCAAATTGTTTTTTACACGGTGATGAATTTCTGCCAACAAAATTTCTTTCTCTTGCAGGGCTTGCGAAATTTTTAATTCATTGCGTTTTTTTTCCTCCAACTGAAAAAGCAATTGCTCATGTTGCTCTTCATTTCCTTTGTTAATGACATAAATAAAAAAGCCAATACTCAAAGCGCCTGCAATTAAATCAAAAGCAAATAGCTGCTTGTTTTGGGCAGGTGTAAAATGCGTGTTTTCGAGTATGGAATGATCCACAGTCATTACCAAAGTAATCATGGTCATAGGCAACAAAAAGTGAAACAACATCGCCCGTTTATTTTTAAAATCAATTACAAACGAAACAGCCAAAATCAAGGGAAAGTAAAAGATAAAAGCAGAGGCGGTAATGTGGGTGTAAAAATTAAAAAATGTAATAGCAAGATTGTTTAAAATCAGCACAAAATGGGTAGCAAGGGTATGTTTTTTTAAATGATTTAATAGAAAACCAAGCAGTAAAACAAGGCTAAGAATTTCGAGTAAAAAAAAGGAAAAGTATTCCCCTAAACTTAAATTATTAAATCCTGCTAAAAAATAAACGCTTACTGTAACAAAAGTGAGTTGGTTGGTTAGTTTTATACGACGCACAAAATTTGCATCATATCTTGGATGAACACCAATATTCGATATTTTATTCCAAAGCTCCAGCATGTGTTTAGAATTAAAACAATTGTAAACTTACTAAAATTGCAATTAGATAATGCCAGCAATACGCTATTCTTTAAAGCATTTTTTTTGCCGATACCAACAATAGGCTGTTAATTAAATTGATAATCAGGGCCTAACTCAGGATTTCAATTCACGTAGTTTTGTTTAGTTAGAGATAATTGCACTTTCCTTTACGGGAAAGGCCATGAAAACAATGCGAATGAAAAGAATTGTAAGCCTCATTTACGTTTTAATTTTTAGTACAAGCCTTTTTGCGCAAGCCCCTCAAGGCTTGAATTATCAGGCTGTTGCCAGAAATTTGGCAGGTGCTGAATTAGTTAATCAAGCGATTGGTGTCCAGGTGGTGATTCATCAAAATTCGGCCAATGGTACAAGCGTATTTTCCGAAATACATTCCGTAAATACAAATCCATTTGGGCTTTTTACCCTTGTTATCGGTTCGGTAGATACCACGAATTTTGCTGCCATAAATTGGTCAACCGGAATTTATTTTCTGGAAATATTAATTGATCCAAGCGGTGCAACCAGCAATTTTATTTCAATGGGCGCAACACAGCTCCTGTCTGTTCCTTACGCATTGTACGCTAAGACATCCGGCAATGGTCCACAAGGTTTGCCGGGACCTCAAGGCCCTCAAGGTGCTGTTGGTCCGCAAGGGGCACAAGGCATTCAAGGCGACCCGGGGTTGCAAGGCCCGCAAGGTATTCCAGGTGCAACGGGACCGCAAGGTATTCAAGGCCCGCAAGGAATTCAAGGTGATCCGGGCCCGACAGGTCCGCAAGGAATTCCGGGAACGCAAGGCCCAGCCGGTCCGCAGGGTAATGCAGGTCCTCAAGGAGCACCCGGACCAACTGGTGCAATTGGTCCGCAAGGCCCCGCTGGAACACCCGGAAGCATGGATGCATGGAGCCGCACAGGGGATGCCTCAACTGTTGCAGGAACCAATTTTATTGGAACCACCGATGCGCAAGATTTTGTAATAAAAACCAATAATCAGGAAGGCTTCCGTTTACTCTCAAATGGGAATATTGGTATTGGTACTAGCAATCCATTAACAAAGTTTTCAATTCATGCTGCAACTGCCAGCGCAAACATATTTTCATACAATAATTATGGTAAAGGTGGTTCTGTGGATCTTGGTCTTGCTAGAGGCTTGCAAGTTACACCCGCTGCAATTCAAGCAGGTGATATTTTAGGTTCACTCAATTTTACAGGCTACAATGGGTTGGGATATAGCAATGGTGCTTCAATTCAAAGTCGAGCCTCACAAACTTTTTCTGCATCTGGAAATGGTAGTTATCTCGAATTTAAAACCACACGCGACGATAGCACCGCAAGCGAAACCCGCATGATTGTGGATAATAACGGACGCGTTGGAATCGGAAAAATCCCTGTACAAACACTGGATGTTAAAGGCACCATTAATGTGAGTGGTGGTTTTGGAAATGAGGTCAACAGAAGCAATACCAGCAATGCCGATTTACTCCCAATTGCCTATGGTTCAATCGACTTAAGCGGAAATATTTTAACTTCAAATTCTGGGAATTTTATTTTGTTCAAATTGGGTACCGGTGTGTATGAAATTGATTTTACAGATGGCTTTAACTCCATCAATTTTACGGTTACAGCTACCCTTGCAACCGGTCCGGGTGAAATTTCAGCAAGCAGTTCAATAAGTGGATCCTCGCCCGGGAAATTTAAAATAAGAACCTATAACTCTGCAGGAACGCCTGTTGATAAGGATTTTAATTTCGTTGTTTACAAACCATAATTGCATCAATTTCAAAAAATGAAATTCAGCAATCCAATTTTTACCAAAGGCTTTTTCGGATTAGTCGTTTTTTCTTTACTGTTCACATTGGAATCTTTTGCACAGGTTACTATTAGCTCACAGCTTGTTGGAGCGAGCGGAAATTACAGCAGTGGCGGAGGTGTTTTACTTTCCTCATCTGTAGGTGAAATGACTGTCAATACGTTCTTTTCAGGAAGTCATTACCTCACACAAGGCTTTCAGCAACCCAATAGCGATGCATTGAGCTTTACTACCAATAGCCTTAATTCCAGTTGCTTCGATGCCGATAATGGATATGCCGAAGTTGCTGTTAAATCAGGCGTGGGGCCGTTTCAGTATCAATGGCTTCCAACAGCAGAAAACACAGCTTCTATTAAAAATCTTAAACCGGGCAGCTATACGGTTACCGTGACCGATGCAAGAGGATTTTCTTTAACCGATACGGTAACTGTACTACTCGATTATGAAGGAGCGTGCGGCTTGCACATCTACAGCGGCATTACCCCCAATGGCGACAATCATAACGATACTTGGGTGATTGACGGGATTAACGAATTTCCAAGCAACCATGTTTTTTTATTTAACCGCTGGGGCGATAAGGTGTGGGAAAAAAATAATTACAACAATACCGATGTGGTTTGGGATGGAACAAATATGAAAAATGAACGCTTGCCCGATGGGACCTATTTTTATATCGTGAGCATTGATAGTAAAAAATACAAAGGCTGGGTTGAATTAACACACTAAATGGAAATGAAGCAGAAAATACACCTCTTACTTTTCTTTTTTATGTGTTTAATCAAGTTGAGCTTTTCTCAGCAAGATCCACAGTATTCGCAGTACATGTTTAATCCCTTGGTGCTTAATCCTGCTTATGCCGGCAGTCGTGAGGTGTTAAGCTCGGTTTTGTTATACCGCAATCAATGGGTAAATATGGATGGTGCACCGCTTACCGTCACCGCAAGTATTAACAGTCCCTTGAAAAAGAAAAAAATGGGACTCGGCTTTCATGTAATCAGCGATAAAATTGGGCCCTCTTCCACTACACAATATATGGGCTCATTTGCTTACCGCATTCGTTTAGGTCAAGGTAAACTTGCTTTCGGATTGCGCGCCGGACTTTATACTTACCGCTACGACTGGAGCAAAGTGGAGTATAAAGATAAAGCGGATGTGTTTAATTCACAGACCATAACACAGTATGTTAAACCAAATTTTGATTTTGGCCTTTACTATTACAATCGAAGTTTTTATTCAGGCATTGCCATTTCGCATCTGGCCTTAAGTAAGAATACCGCAACAACACAATTGAGCGATTTTCAGAATCGATCTGCATTGCACGTTGTTGCAAACCTAGGTAAGGCATTTGAGCTTAATAAAGAGATCACCATTCGACCTAGTGCTGTTATCCGATATACAGCTAATGCACCGATTAATTTTGATGTAAATGCAAGTGTGTTATTGGACGAAAAAATTTGGTTAGGTGTAGGTTTCCGTTCCAATCAGGATGTGGTTATTATGGCGGAGTATAATATCACCAAATTAATGCGGGTAGGTTATTCTTACGATGCTTCAACCCGATTAATTCGATCAGCTAATAGAGGTAGCCACGAATTTTTTATAGGATTTGATATCGACTTTTTTAAAGCAAAAACGATATCTCCTCGAATTTTTAAATACAATTAAAAGAATAGTGAAAAGGCGTTTACTAATTTCTCTTCTTTGTTTATTTGCCATTCCACTCGGCCTGTTTGCTCAATTAAAGCAAGCTAATGAGTATTATAAAACGTATGGTTACGCCAAAGCTATTCCAAAGTATGAGCGTATTGAAGAGAAAACAAAACACCATAAAAAAGAAGTAGCTGAAAAATTGGCCAACAGTTACCGCATGACCAATAATTACGAAAGTGCGGAAGAAAAATACAATAAGTTGGTTGCCATGAATAATATCAACCCTGTAAATCATTTGTATTATGGCGAAATCCTTAAAAGCAATCATAAATCCAATGAAGCAAAGGACCAATACACAGTTTATTCACAAAAAGTACCAAAAGATGAGCGGGCACAAAAAGAAATGAATTCCTTAATC
The sequence above is a segment of the Bacteroidota bacterium genome. Coding sequences within it:
- a CDS encoding collagen-like protein, yielding MKTMRMKRIVSLIYVLIFSTSLFAQAPQGLNYQAVARNLAGAELVNQAIGVQVVIHQNSANGTSVFSEIHSVNTNPFGLFTLVIGSVDTTNFAAINWSTGIYFLEILIDPSGATSNFISMGATQLLSVPYALYAKTSGNGPQGLPGPQGPQGAVGPQGAQGIQGDPGLQGPQGIPGATGPQGIQGPQGIQGDPGPTGPQGIPGTQGPAGPQGNAGPQGAPGPTGAIGPQGPAGTPGSMDAWSRTGDASTVAGTNFIGTTDAQDFVIKTNNQEGFRLLSNGNIGIGTSNPLTKFSIHAATASANIFSYNNYGKGGSVDLGLARGLQVTPAAIQAGDILGSLNFTGYNGLGYSNGASIQSRASQTFSASGNGSYLEFKTTRDDSTASETRMIVDNNGRVGIGKIPVQTLDVKGTINVSGGFGNEVNRSNTSNADLLPIAYGSIDLSGNILTSNSGNFILFKLGTGVYEIDFTDGFNSINFTVTATLATGPGEISASSSISGSSPGKFKIRTYNSAGTPVDKDFNFVVYKP
- a CDS encoding polyketide cyclase; translation: MAANDYHFISNWKVTGTQEEVCAILEDAVSLAVWWPSVYLDVKVLEPGNEKGQGKVVELYTKGFLPYSLRWKFKVTSSNAPFGYTIEAIGDFKGKGIWSFVQKGEEVEIEYDWRISAEKGLLKNLSFLLKPLFSWNHQWAMKKGEESLKLELLRKNAKSVAALNAIPAPPQPTFPHNLIRTKIL
- a CDS encoding type IX secretion system membrane protein PorP/SprF, which encodes MKQKIHLLLFFFMCLIKLSFSQQDPQYSQYMFNPLVLNPAYAGSREVLSSVLLYRNQWVNMDGAPLTVTASINSPLKKKKMGLGFHVISDKIGPSSTTQYMGSFAYRIRLGQGKLAFGLRAGLYTYRYDWSKVEYKDKADVFNSQTITQYVKPNFDFGLYYYNRSFYSGIAISHLALSKNTATTQLSDFQNRSALHVVANLGKAFELNKEITIRPSAVIRYTANAPINFDVNASVLLDEKIWLGVGFRSNQDVVIMAEYNITKLMRVGYSYDASTRLIRSANRGSHEFFIGFDIDFFKAKTISPRIFKYN
- a CDS encoding gliding motility-associated C-terminal domain-containing protein, with translation MKFSNPIFTKGFFGLVVFSLLFTLESFAQVTISSQLVGASGNYSSGGGVLLSSSVGEMTVNTFFSGSHYLTQGFQQPNSDALSFTTNSLNSSCFDADNGYAEVAVKSGVGPFQYQWLPTAENTASIKNLKPGSYTVTVTDARGFSLTDTVTVLLDYEGACGLHIYSGITPNGDNHNDTWVIDGINEFPSNHVFLFNRWGDKVWEKNNYNNTDVVWDGTNMKNERLPDGTYFYIVSIDSKKYKGWVELTH
- a CDS encoding sensor histidine kinase is translated as MLELWNKISNIGVHPRYDANFVRRIKLTNQLTFVTVSVYFLAGFNNLSLGEYFSFFLLEILSLVLLLGFLLNHLKKHTLATHFVLILNNLAITFFNFYTHITASAFIFYFPLILAVSFVIDFKNKRAMLFHFLLPMTMITLVMTVDHSILENTHFTPAQNKQLFAFDLIAGALSIGFFIYVINKGNEEQHEQLLFQLEEKKRNELKISQALQEKEILLAEIHHRVKNNLAIITSLLNLQSEKIVDETAKSLLTESRNRVMSMALIHDKLYRNEVLSNINYGFYLNELVYEIHHSYTALIKKQVEIILNLSEVYLNVNYAIPCGLIINEVLTNCYKHAFNDMHSGQISVQLKKENELITIVVADNGNGKLNQEIKPESLGMEVIKSLVKQIDASYSFSTHSGTCFKMSFVQKEK